In a single window of the Deinococcus aetherius genome:
- a CDS encoding flavin reductase family protein, with product MTSPAHPGGIPPHEFRQTLGRFASGVTVITAQDGPERRGMTASALVSVSLTPPLILVSVDHRATMHALLSRQEVTRFGVSILSAAQRHLSTHFSGRPGPEETVPWFDHEGLPLIGGSVAQLVCRKHQAIPAGDHTLYLGLVEYSRYTDDDPLVYFRGQYHELG from the coding sequence ATGACCTCTCCCGCCCACCCAGGAGGCATTCCCCCGCACGAGTTCCGGCAGACCCTCGGACGCTTCGCCAGCGGCGTGACGGTCATTACCGCGCAGGACGGCCCGGAACGCCGGGGCATGACCGCAAGCGCCTTGGTGTCCGTCAGCCTCACCCCGCCCCTGATCCTGGTCAGCGTGGACCACCGCGCCACGATGCACGCCCTGCTCTCCCGCCAGGAGGTGACCCGTTTCGGCGTGAGCATCCTCAGCGCCGCGCAACGCCACCTCAGCACCCACTTCTCCGGGCGCCCCGGCCCCGAGGAGACGGTCCCCTGGTTCGACCACGAGGGCCTGCCCCTCATCGGCGGCAGCGTCGCCCAGCTCGTGTGTCGCAAGCACCAGGCCATCCCCGCCGGGGACCACACCCTGTATCTCGGCCTGGTGGAGTACTCGCGCTACACGGACGACGACCCGCTGGTGTACTTCCGGGGGCAGTACCACGAGCTGGGCTGA
- a CDS encoding E3 binding domain-containing protein — protein sequence MERIAPLAKILAEANGIDWQTLRGSGQGGQIVEADILAHLARIMSGEEEPPATPVDAPPPDWTGEDLSASLITPGLPSADALRGAGVDSDITAFVAQARTAPPAPAPAAPALEDDALDFELDDDQADFEPAPLAAAPAPAWNFNTPAPVTPPAPPVAASVPSQPSLPAVAAFTTPEPVRAEPVPAAAAAAAGPSLSGGLGGLLSRLYQPSTPAPATTPQPEPVQLQPVHPQVAAAPVLPEPLPVPAPQPTAAPEARLPEPPAPPSFPLPSLDAQASLPVPVAETPAPAPVAPLAEVEPRVEETPPAPAQPALAQEALEAPAFEPDAGEVAPVQVAAPAPRTFGTYLRRDVNVAPAADLRRQLMGALGQDVALGLLVARAAGRHADTLGLGTVALQDLTAGEARTVRPGALRDALAALGTLLEGTPDLLVTDAGTLDLDDLHLGHTVTLSVGRERGGRAALSLSGDVDPVQAARFLAEVAGALEAPIILVI from the coding sequence ATGGAAAGAATCGCTCCGCTCGCCAAAATCCTGGCGGAAGCAAACGGCATCGACTGGCAGACTCTGCGCGGCAGCGGCCAGGGTGGACAGATCGTCGAGGCCGACATCCTCGCCCACCTCGCCCGCATCATGAGCGGCGAGGAGGAACCCCCGGCCACCCCGGTGGACGCCCCGCCGCCCGACTGGACCGGCGAGGACCTCTCCGCCAGCCTGATCACCCCGGGCCTCCCCAGCGCCGACGCGCTCCGGGGTGCGGGCGTGGACTCGGACATCACCGCCTTCGTGGCTCAGGCCCGCACCGCGCCCCCGGCCCCCGCCCCCGCCGCTCCGGCCCTGGAGGACGACGCGCTCGACTTCGAGCTCGACGACGATCAGGCCGACTTCGAGCCCGCGCCGCTGGCGGCTGCCCCGGCCCCGGCCTGGAATTTCAATACTCCCGCCCCCGTGACGCCGCCCGCCCCGCCCGTGGCCGCGAGCGTGCCCTCCCAGCCGTCGCTGCCCGCCGTGGCGGCCTTCACCACGCCCGAGCCCGTTCGTGCGGAGCCCGTTCCGGCAGCCGCCGCTGCGGCGGCCGGACCGAGCCTGTCGGGTGGGCTGGGGGGCCTGCTCTCGCGCCTCTACCAGCCCAGCACCCCGGCCCCCGCCACCACGCCCCAGCCGGAACCCGTCCAGCTCCAGCCCGTTCACCCCCAGGTCGCGGCGGCGCCCGTCCTGCCCGAGCCGCTGCCCGTCCCGGCTCCCCAGCCCACCGCCGCGCCGGAAGCCCGTCTCCCCGAGCCCCCGGCCCCGCCGTCCTTCCCGCTGCCGAGCCTGGACGCGCAGGCCTCCCTCCCCGTCCCTGTGGCCGAGACGCCCGCGCCCGCCCCGGTCGCCCCCCTCGCCGAGGTGGAACCCCGGGTGGAGGAGACCCCCCCCGCCCCGGCCCAGCCCGCCCTGGCGCAGGAGGCGCTGGAAGCCCCGGCCTTCGAGCCGGACGCCGGGGAGGTTGCCCCCGTTCAGGTCGCCGCCCCGGCCCCCCGCACCTTCGGCACCTACCTGCGCCGCGACGTGAACGTGGCCCCTGCCGCCGACCTGCGCCGCCAACTCATGGGCGCTCTGGGGCAGGACGTGGCGCTCGGCCTCCTCGTCGCCCGCGCCGCCGGGCGCCATGCGGACACCCTCGGGCTGGGCACCGTCGCCCTCCAGGACCTCACGGCCGGGGAGGCGCGCACCGTGCGTCCCGGCGCACTGCGCGACGCCCTGGCCGCCCTCGGCACCCTCCTGGAGGGCACGCCCGACCTCCTCGTGACCGACGCGGGGACGCTCGACCTCGACGACCTGCACCTCGGGCACACCGTCACGCTGAGCGTGGGCCGCGAGCGGGGGGGCCGCGCCGCCCTGAGCCTCAGCGGCGACGTGGACCCCGTCCAGGCCGCGCGCTTCCTGGCAGAGGTGGCAGGGGCCCTGGAGGCGCCGATCATCCTGGTGATCTGA
- a CDS encoding DUF5693 family protein: MCPVTDPTPTRSTVIRAAPGPLAPTSSPPLAPPPTRHPLTWPLLGVILLSLIPALVLAWGRVAYEQAQKTVAVVIDYPALVQQARRVGLEPQALLDRYKALGVNGAAVYEDVIGSLEQRGQIYVRSGADLAVENPGAGVNPQFIYMRSLVPGAAEALPARYTIPTRQVTINGQRWIAWPTDPNFLPAGPNRALINDLKAQGLVVVYRPYDDEAVREPAGDWPDVPFVAFTGDEVIGARTPERLEKINERLGSRLPALIEGNPQRELDTLVETHGAARMFAMNPSWQNRLGPEEVASKYALAARERTQRLLYVRPFPTVYETSAFLSRTRDLLARSGVKVGTPDIRPFQPNDTLRWLSLLGPLAALVLLGLSYPLPRLGLVVAALAGLGALGLNGLRPFEGGALIAAITFPALGLVLRRSRVTDWFMATGLSLAGVLFVSGLGANRDSVLGLEPFRGVGLTLLLPLVFVVLSFLPRQDLRKTARDLYTAPIKLGDIAVMALGLGVFALVFLRRGNATGLGVSSTEAQLRQDLQDTIIRPRFKELAGHPLALVGLSGVLPGYFSLLLILGGVVGQASILNTFSHFHTPLLISATRCFIGLGVGLILGLVAIRVVKFGLRLWTTYGSRRPVGEAEVRA; the protein is encoded by the coding sequence ATGTGTCCCGTGACCGACCCCACCCCCACCCGTTCCACCGTGATCCGCGCGGCGCCCGGCCCGCTCGCCCCCACCTCCTCACCGCCCCTCGCCCCGCCGCCCACCCGCCACCCACTGACGTGGCCGCTGCTGGGGGTGATCCTGCTCTCACTGATCCCGGCGCTCGTGCTCGCGTGGGGGCGGGTGGCCTACGAGCAGGCGCAGAAGACGGTGGCGGTGGTGATCGACTACCCGGCGCTCGTGCAGCAGGCGCGGCGGGTGGGGCTGGAACCGCAGGCGCTGCTTGACCGCTACAAGGCGCTCGGGGTGAACGGGGCCGCCGTGTACGAGGACGTGATCGGCTCGCTGGAGCAGCGCGGGCAGATTTACGTGCGGTCGGGGGCGGACCTCGCCGTGGAGAACCCGGGGGCGGGCGTGAACCCGCAGTTCATCTACATGCGCTCGCTCGTGCCGGGGGCGGCGGAGGCCCTGCCCGCGCGCTACACCATCCCCACCCGGCAGGTCACGATCAATGGACAGCGTTGGATCGCCTGGCCCACCGACCCGAACTTCCTGCCCGCCGGGCCGAACCGGGCGCTCATCAACGATCTCAAGGCGCAGGGGCTCGTGGTCGTGTACCGCCCCTACGACGACGAGGCGGTGCGGGAGCCGGCGGGGGACTGGCCGGACGTGCCCTTCGTGGCCTTTACCGGGGATGAGGTGATCGGGGCCCGGACGCCCGAGCGGCTGGAGAAGATCAACGAGCGGCTGGGGAGCCGCCTGCCCGCCCTGATCGAGGGCAACCCGCAGCGCGAACTCGACACCCTGGTCGAGACGCACGGCGCCGCGCGCATGTTCGCCATGAATCCGAGCTGGCAAAACCGCCTGGGCCCCGAGGAGGTGGCGAGCAAGTACGCCCTCGCCGCCCGCGAGCGCACCCAGCGCCTGCTCTACGTGCGGCCCTTCCCCACCGTGTATGAGACCTCAGCCTTCCTCTCGCGCACCCGCGACCTCCTCGCCCGCTCGGGGGTGAAGGTGGGCACGCCCGACATCCGGCCCTTCCAGCCGAACGACACTCTGCGCTGGCTGAGCCTGCTCGGCCCGCTCGCCGCGCTCGTGCTGCTGGGGCTGAGCTATCCCCTCCCGCGCCTGGGCTTGGTCGTCGCCGCGCTCGCCGGGCTGGGGGCGCTGGGCCTCAACGGCCTGCGGCCCTTCGAGGGCGGGGCGCTGATCGCGGCGATCACCTTCCCGGCCCTGGGGCTGGTGCTGCGGAGATCACGGGTCACCGACTGGTTCATGGCGACGGGCCTCTCGCTCGCCGGGGTGCTGTTCGTGAGCGGGCTGGGCGCCAACCGGGACAGCGTGCTGGGGCTGGAGCCCTTCCGGGGAGTGGGGCTGACGCTGCTGCTGCCGCTGGTCTTCGTGGTGCTGAGCTTCCTGCCGCGCCAGGACCTGCGCAAGACGGCGCGTGATCTCTACACCGCGCCCATCAAACTCGGGGACATCGCGGTGATGGCGCTCGGGCTGGGCGTCTTCGCCCTAGTCTTCCTGCGGCGCGGGAACGCCACCGGGCTGGGGGTCAGCAGCACCGAGGCGCAACTGCGCCAGGACCTCCAGGACACCATCATCCGCCCGCGCTTCAAGGAACTCGCGGGGCATCCCCTCGCCCTCGTCGGCCTGAGCGGCGTGCTGCCGGGGTACTTCAGCCTGCTGCTGATCCTGGGCGGCGTGGTCGGGCAGGCGAGCATCCTGAACACCTTCTCGCACTTCCACACGCCGCTGCTGATCAGCGCCACCCGCTGCTTCATCGGGCTGGGCGTGGGGCTGATCCTGGGCCTGGTCGCCATCCGGGTGGTGAAGTTCGGGCTGCGGCTGTGGACGACGTACGGCTCGCGCCGCCCGGTCGGCGAGGCCGAGGTCCGGGCGTGA
- the udk gene encoding uridine kinase, with translation MTSPFVIGVAGGSGSGKTTVTRRVIETVGQGGVAVLSQDNYYRDQADIPEAARAKTNYDHPAAFDWALLREHLGALLAGVPVEMPEYDFTRHTRSPRTTTVLPAPVVVLEGFFALYDEELRGRMHLKVFVDADADVRFIRRLLRDTQERGRTPESVITQYLEYVRPMHLSFVEPTKRYADVIIPHGGMNEPALDMLAARIRTTI, from the coding sequence GTGACCTCCCCCTTCGTCATCGGGGTGGCGGGGGGCTCCGGGAGCGGCAAGACGACCGTCACGCGGCGGGTGATCGAGACGGTGGGGCAGGGCGGCGTGGCCGTCCTGAGCCAGGACAACTACTACCGCGACCAGGCGGACATCCCCGAGGCGGCGCGGGCGAAGACGAACTACGACCACCCGGCGGCCTTCGACTGGGCGCTGCTGCGCGAGCACCTCGGGGCGCTGCTGGCGGGCGTGCCCGTCGAGATGCCCGAGTACGACTTCACCCGGCACACGCGCTCCCCCCGGACGACCACCGTGCTCCCCGCGCCCGTCGTCGTGCTGGAGGGCTTCTTCGCCCTGTACGACGAGGAACTGCGGGGGCGGATGCACCTCAAGGTCTTCGTGGACGCCGACGCCGACGTGCGCTTCATCCGGCGGCTGCTGCGCGACACGCAGGAGCGCGGGCGCACCCCGGAGAGCGTGATCACGCAGTATCTGGAGTACGTGCGCCCCATGCACCTGAGCTTCGTGGAACCGACCAAGCGGTACGCGGACGTGATCATCCCCCACGGCGGCATGAACGAGCCTGCGCTGGACATGCTCGCCGCGCGCATCCGCACGACGATCTGA
- a CDS encoding CobW family GTP-binding protein, with product MTTPGTGSTDERIPVVVIGGFLGAGKTTLVNHLIRSLPHRLGVIVNEFGQAGVDGGLIERLSDDVTELTAGCLCCTGRDDLLRSLVTIAMREHRPDAVLVELSGVADPTPVLTTLLERSVRAAFRVTTLVAVVDARHVLQTLREHPEAARQLAYANVVVLNKTDLADPALLDHAEEVLRGVNPLARVVRVERGQVDADALLARDDFDPRVVEGAPEVRHTPGLGSFTLRADRPLDPYRWQRFMTSHILSRPAEVLRVKGTLGLHGYPQRVLFQAVRDLFTADAWDDSDGRTELVFIGRGLDRAEYEAAFGACVVADVPA from the coding sequence ATGACCACCCCCGGCACCGGCTCGACGGACGAGCGCATCCCCGTCGTCGTGATCGGCGGCTTCCTGGGGGCGGGCAAGACCACCCTCGTCAACCACCTCATCCGCTCGCTGCCCCACCGCCTCGGCGTGATCGTGAACGAGTTCGGCCAGGCGGGCGTGGACGGCGGGCTGATCGAACGGCTCTCGGACGACGTGACGGAGTTGACGGCGGGGTGCTTGTGCTGCACGGGCCGGGACGACCTGTTGCGCTCGCTCGTGACCATCGCCATGCGCGAGCACAGGCCCGACGCCGTGCTCGTCGAACTCAGCGGTGTGGCCGACCCCACCCCCGTCCTCACCACCCTGCTCGAACGCTCGGTGCGGGCGGCCTTCCGCGTGACCACCCTCGTCGCCGTGGTGGACGCCCGGCACGTCCTCCAGACCCTGCGCGAGCACCCCGAGGCGGCGCGGCAGCTCGCCTACGCGAACGTCGTCGTCCTGAACAAGACGGACCTTGCCGACCCCGCGCTGCTCGACCACGCCGAGGAGGTGCTGCGCGGCGTGAATCCGCTCGCCCGCGTCGTGCGGGTGGAGCGCGGGCAGGTGGACGCGGACGCCCTGCTCGCCCGCGACGACTTCGACCCTCGTGTGGTGGAAGGCGCCCCGGAGGTCAGGCACACGCCCGGCCTGGGGTCCTTCACCCTGCGCGCCGACCGCCCGCTCGACCCGTACCGCTGGCAGAGATTCATGACGAGCCACATCCTCTCGCGCCCCGCCGAGGTGCTGCGGGTCAAGGGCACGCTCGGCCTGCACGGCTACCCCCAGCGGGTGCTCTTCCAGGCGGTGCGTGACCTCTTCACCGCCGACGCCTGGGACGACTCGGACGGGCGCACCGAACTCGTCTTCATCGGGCGGGGGCTCGACCGGGCAGAGTACGAGGCGGCGTTCGGGGCGTGCGTGGTGGCGGACGTTCCCGCCTGA
- the csaB gene encoding polysaccharide pyruvyl transferase CsaB has protein sequence MRVAVSGYYGFGNTGDEAIALAITRELKAQGVTPLLLSQTPEETARTYGCESAPRMKPAGLLGALARSQVVFSGGGGLLQDRTSARTLTYYLGVIRAARLLGKRVVVFNQSIGPLSEAGGKRVAAALKGVRVIVRDRGSLDTLRALGVEGELGGDPALLLAPTPGVSPDPDRVIVAPRGDVTDATERLRTVTALLREQGRRVTALSFMPEHDDAAARSLGADEVLSTRDPQVALDAVVGSGFVIGVRLHAVILAAAAGVPFAGVAYDPKVRGFCDDAGAPSHPTTLDPEAVCRQVLARTAPDWDAVTEMRARARRSFTRALER, from the coding sequence GTGAGGGTCGCCGTCAGCGGCTACTACGGGTTCGGTAACACCGGGGACGAGGCCATCGCGCTCGCCATCACCCGTGAATTGAAGGCACAGGGGGTCACACCCCTCCTGCTGTCACAGACGCCGGAGGAGACGGCCCGCACGTACGGCTGCGAGAGTGCTCCGCGCATGAAACCGGCGGGGCTGCTCGGGGCCCTCGCCCGCTCGCAGGTCGTGTTCTCGGGGGGCGGCGGGCTGTTGCAGGACCGGACGAGTGCGCGCACCCTCACCTACTACCTCGGGGTGATCCGGGCGGCGCGGCTGCTGGGCAAGCGTGTGGTCGTCTTCAACCAGAGCATCGGCCCGCTCAGCGAGGCGGGGGGGAAGCGGGTCGCCGCCGCCCTGAAGGGAGTGCGGGTGATCGTGCGCGACCGGGGCAGCCTGGACACCCTGCGCGCCCTGGGGGTGGAGGGGGAACTGGGGGGCGACCCGGCCCTCCTCCTCGCGCCGACTCCGGGGGTGAGCCCCGACCCCGACCGGGTGATCGTCGCCCCGCGCGGGGACGTGACGGACGCGACCGAGCGTTTGAGAACCGTCACCGCCCTCCTGCGCGAGCAGGGCCGCCGCGTGACCGCCCTGAGCTTCATGCCGGAGCACGACGACGCGGCGGCGCGGAGCCTGGGGGCGGACGAGGTGCTGAGCACGCGCGACCCGCAGGTGGCGCTGGACGCCGTCGTGGGGAGCGGCTTCGTGATCGGGGTGCGGCTTCACGCGGTCATCCTCGCCGCCGCCGCCGGGGTGCCCTTCGCGGGGGTGGCCTACGACCCCAAGGTGCGGGGCTTCTGCGACGATGCGGGGGCGCCGAGCCATCCCACCACCCTCGACCCCGAGGCTGTTTGCAGGCAGGTTCTCGCCCGCACCGCTCCCGACTGGGACGCTGTGACAGAGATGCGGGCGCGGGCGCGGCGGAGTTTCACGCGGGCGCTGGAGCGGTAG
- a CDS encoding Glu/Leu/Phe/Val dehydrogenase family protein: MLIFEEMQSRGHEALTLLHHAPSGLRAALAIHSTVLGPAIAGVRLRPLDEETALRGALALSESLTLKAALAGLNYGGGACVLMLPEVGVDDPHAREALFRALGRQVRPLESRVVLTEDIGVTPRDIAFVAQETPSTLGVNTDTSSVTGYGVYRGIKAAARSALGSESMRGVRVAVLGVGAVGRTLAEHLHREGARLTVADNRPERAETLADELDGVTVTGTEELFDVPCDVFSPCGYGHSVRSTEVPRLQCRLIAGGEHHPLTRRGEDAVREAGIMYIPDFAINAAGLIAAATSSTPEQAAERVYATVTRIVAVADQYGKPPHVVARRMAERRIDLIGSLGTGGAVTGRGA, encoded by the coding sequence ATGCTGATATTCGAGGAGATGCAGTCGCGCGGGCACGAGGCCCTGACGCTTCTTCACCACGCCCCCAGCGGTCTGCGGGCGGCCCTGGCGATCCACTCGACGGTCCTGGGCCCGGCCATCGCAGGGGTCCGGCTGCGCCCCCTGGACGAGGAGACCGCCCTGAGGGGGGCCCTGGCCCTCAGCGAGAGCCTGACCCTCAAGGCCGCCCTGGCGGGCCTGAACTACGGCGGCGGCGCCTGCGTGCTGATGCTGCCCGAGGTCGGCGTGGACGACCCGCACGCGCGGGAAGCCCTTTTCCGCGCGCTGGGCCGCCAGGTCAGGCCGCTGGAGTCGCGGGTGGTGCTGACCGAGGACATCGGCGTGACGCCGCGCGACATTGCCTTCGTGGCGCAGGAGACGCCCTCCACCCTGGGCGTGAACACCGACACGAGCAGCGTGACGGGCTACGGGGTCTACCGGGGCATCAAGGCCGCCGCGCGCTCGGCCCTGGGGAGCGAGAGCATGCGCGGGGTGCGGGTGGCCGTGCTGGGGGTGGGGGCCGTGGGCCGCACCCTCGCCGAGCACCTCCACCGAGAGGGCGCCCGCCTGACCGTCGCCGACAACCGCCCCGAGCGCGCCGAGACGCTGGCGGACGAACTCGACGGCGTGACCGTGACGGGCACCGAGGAGCTGTTCGACGTGCCGTGCGACGTCTTCTCGCCGTGCGGGTACGGGCACTCCGTCCGCAGCACCGAGGTGCCCCGGCTGCAATGTCGCCTGATCGCGGGCGGCGAGCACCACCCCCTCACCCGCCGGGGGGAGGACGCGGTGAGGGAGGCGGGCATCATGTACATCCCCGACTTCGCCATCAACGCGGCGGGCCTGATCGCCGCCGCCACCTCCTCCACCCCCGAGCAGGCCGCCGAGCGCGTCTACGCCACCGTCACCCGCATCGTCGCCGTCGCCGACCAGTACGGCAAGCCGCCCCACGTCGTCGCCCGCCGCATGGCCGAGCGCCGCATCGACCTGATCGGGAGCCTGGGAACGGGGGGCGCGGTGACGGGGAGGGGGGCGTGA
- a CDS encoding PaaI family thioesterase, producing MTLHPDLRLPTPDDLDRLSPEEIAAGLNGLTGTLGSHLGIELITATRERLTARMPVEGNRQPAGRLHGGASLALAEELASVGTWLNLDVRRQVGVGVDVNGTHVRGVTDGFVTAEAELVYRGRSVMVWTVEVRDERGRTTTVARCTCNVISNAGG from the coding sequence ATGACCCTGCACCCCGACCTGCGGCTGCCCACGCCCGACGACCTCGACCGCCTGAGCCCCGAGGAGATCGCCGCCGGGCTGAACGGGCTTACAGGCACCCTGGGCAGTCACCTGGGCATCGAACTCATCACCGCCACCCGTGAGCGCCTGACCGCCCGGATGCCGGTGGAGGGAAACCGCCAGCCCGCCGGACGGCTGCACGGCGGCGCGAGCCTCGCCCTCGCCGAGGAACTCGCCAGCGTGGGCACCTGGCTCAACCTCGACGTGCGGCGGCAGGTCGGCGTGGGGGTGGACGTGAACGGCACCCACGTGCGCGGCGTGACCGACGGCTTCGTCACCGCTGAAGCCGAACTCGTCTACCGGGGCCGCAGCGTGATGGTCTGGACGGTCGAGGTGCGGGACGAAAGGGGCCGGACGACGACGGTGGCGCGGTGCACGTGCAACGTGATCAGCAACGCGGGGGGTTGA
- a CDS encoding ABC transporter ATP-binding protein, whose translation MSRLPESGNVTRRLYGLLTPYRRTVALGLLLLVGSVAAELYPPLVWIRVVDEGLPARDWAFIAWQLALLVGVFGLQQLLSAWRGLLLERAGQRLTLDLRLSVYRKLQGQSAAYFESQRTGDLIARVTGDVDALQDVLVRGTDAVLANALRLVGVVAIFIALQPLLGVLVTLPMLAVALMLRRYARTVRPAYRAARTRLGDLTALITDRLAGIRVVQGFAREGAELRRVEALGRELYDVQVRAVTLRNRAFPLARFVANFGNVIMLGGGVAFILAGQFTVGGLLAYRGYGRYFYGPIDDLVNIGDLLQRAEASGRRVFEVLDAPVTVAERPGAQPLREPARGEVRFEDVAFGYDPARRVLEGLSLTIPAGQRVAILGESGAGKSTLLGLVARGYDPLSGRVLPDGVDVRDVTLESLRTHAVTMPQETFLFHDTVLENVRYARPDATPEEVEAALRAAHALDFVRALPEGLDTVVGERGVRLSGGQRQRLAIARTLLARPAVLLLDEPTSAVDAESEALVVAALDELMRERTALIVTHRLSLARGADRVLVLAGGRIVEDGPPAVLRARNGAYAALERTARNLDGAIPGAVSPA comes from the coding sequence GTGAGTCGTCTACCCGAGTCCGGGAACGTCACCCGGCGCCTGTACGGCCTGCTGACCCCGTACCGCCGTACGGTCGCGCTCGGGCTGCTGCTCCTGGTGGGAAGCGTGGCAGCGGAGCTGTACCCGCCGCTCGTGTGGATCAGGGTGGTGGACGAGGGCCTGCCCGCGCGGGACTGGGCCTTCATCGCCTGGCAACTCGCCCTGCTGGTGGGGGTGTTCGGGCTCCAGCAACTCCTCTCGGCGTGGCGGGGCCTGCTGCTGGAGCGGGCCGGGCAGCGGCTCACGCTCGACCTGCGTTTGAGCGTCTACCGCAAGCTCCAGGGGCAGTCGGCGGCGTACTTCGAGTCGCAGCGCACCGGGGACCTGATCGCGCGGGTGACGGGCGACGTGGACGCCTTGCAGGACGTGCTCGTGCGCGGCACAGACGCGGTGCTCGCCAACGCCCTGCGCCTCGTCGGCGTGGTCGCCATCTTCATCGCGCTGCAACCCCTCCTCGGGGTGCTCGTCACCCTGCCCATGCTCGCCGTCGCGCTCATGCTGCGCCGCTACGCCCGCACCGTCCGGCCCGCCTACCGGGCGGCGCGGACGCGGCTGGGCGACCTGACGGCCCTCATCACCGACCGCCTCGCCGGGATTCGGGTGGTGCAGGGCTTCGCGCGGGAGGGGGCCGAGCTGCGGCGGGTGGAGGCGCTGGGGCGCGAGCTGTACGACGTGCAGGTGCGGGCCGTCACCCTGCGCAACCGGGCCTTTCCGCTCGCGCGCTTCGTGGCGAACTTCGGCAACGTGATCATGCTGGGGGGCGGGGTGGCCTTTATCCTCGCGGGGCAGTTCACCGTCGGCGGGCTGCTCGCGTACCGGGGCTACGGGCGCTACTTCTACGGCCCCATCGACGACCTCGTGAACATCGGCGACCTGCTGCAACGGGCGGAGGCGAGCGGGCGGCGGGTGTTCGAGGTGCTCGACGCCCCCGTGACCGTCGCCGAGCGGCCCGGAGCGCAGCCCCTCCGAGAGCCCGCGCGCGGTGAGGTGCGCTTCGAGGACGTGGCCTTCGGCTACGACCCCGCCCGGCGCGTGCTGGAGGGGCTGAGCCTCACCATTCCCGCCGGGCAGCGGGTGGCGATCCTGGGCGAGTCGGGCGCGGGCAAGAGCACGCTGCTCGGTCTGGTGGCGCGGGGATACGATCCCCTTTCTGGCCGCGTCCTGCCGGACGGGGTGGACGTGCGGGACGTGACACTGGAGAGCCTGCGCACGCACGCCGTCACCATGCCGCAGGAGACCTTCCTCTTCCACGACACGGTGCTGGAGAACGTGCGTTACGCCCGCCCCGACGCCACCCCCGAGGAGGTCGAAGCGGCCCTGCGTGCCGCCCACGCGCTCGACTTCGTGCGGGCGCTCCCAGAGGGGCTGGACACCGTGGTGGGCGAGCGCGGCGTGCGGCTCTCGGGCGGGCAGCGCCAGCGCCTCGCCATCGCGCGCACCCTGCTCGCCCGACCCGCCGTTTTGCTTCTCGACGAGCCGACGAGCGCCGTGGACGCCGAGAGCGAGGCGCTGGTGGTCGCCGCGCTGGACGAGCTGATGCGCGAGAGAACGGCGCTGATCGTCACCCACCGCCTCAGCCTCGCCCGGGGGGCCGACCGCGTGCTCGTCCTCGCGGGCGGGCGGATCGTCGAGGACGGCCCGCCCGCCGTCCTGCGTGCCCGGAACGGGGCCTACGCCGCCTTGGAGCGTACCGCGCGGAACCTCGACGGCGCGATCCCGGGGGCCGTCAGCCCGGCGTGA
- a CDS encoding ABC transporter substrate-binding protein, which translates to MRSLLCLLWGVGLPALAAPVSVKHDLGVATFGAVPDRVIANSEEVAELLAVLGVPAVGYASGRVGGQLGQPLGKLSTLAAPSLRGAVFVGSYNQPSLELIAALRPDLILMGSGDGTEALYPAMQKLAPTVAYDYDKTSWRQALGDLGRLFGRAAQANRYLATFDARVRALRTRLGPIAAHAPRTTLLYMYEPGSVMVLGRGFSFSRTLGLLGLTLTTPRGIDPNVAFQVLSPEALLALDTDRIVLLRVKTGGRLVERNTTDAVLARLGKPVFTYPLDPQEASSGPLTDLKRLEGVANLVRR; encoded by the coding sequence GTGCGTTCTCTCCTCTGCCTGCTGTGGGGCGTCGGGCTTCCGGCCCTGGCGGCCCCGGTCTCCGTGAAGCACGATCTGGGCGTGGCGACGTTCGGCGCGGTGCCCGACCGCGTGATCGCCAACAGCGAGGAGGTCGCCGAGCTGCTGGCGGTCCTGGGGGTGCCCGCCGTGGGGTACGCCTCCGGGCGCGTGGGGGGCCAGCTCGGGCAGCCGCTGGGGAAGCTGTCCACGCTCGCCGCACCCAGCCTCCGGGGAGCCGTGTTCGTCGGAAGCTACAACCAGCCTTCCCTGGAACTGATCGCGGCCCTGCGCCCCGACCTTATCCTGATGGGCAGTGGCGACGGCACGGAGGCCCTCTATCCGGCCATGCAGAAGCTGGCGCCCACGGTCGCCTACGACTACGACAAGACGTCCTGGCGTCAGGCCCTGGGAGACCTGGGACGGCTCTTCGGCAGGGCGGCGCAGGCCAACCGTTACCTGGCGACGTTCGATGCCCGGGTGCGTGCCCTGCGAACACGGCTGGGGCCCATCGCCGCCCACGCCCCGCGCACCACCCTGCTGTACATGTACGAGCCGGGCAGCGTGATGGTGCTGGGCCGGGGCTTCAGTTTCTCCAGGACCCTCGGTCTGCTCGGGCTCACGCTGACGACCCCGCGCGGCATCGACCCGAACGTCGCGTTTCAGGTCCTCTCCCCCGAAGCGCTCCTCGCCCTGGACACCGACCGCATCGTCTTGCTCCGGGTCAAGACGGGCGGTCGCTTGGTCGAGCGCAACACCACCGATGCGGTGCTCGCCCGGCTGGGCAAGCCGGTCTTCACCTATCCCCTCGACCCGCAGGAAGCGTCCAGCGGCCCGCTCACCGACCTGAAGCGGCTGGAGGGCGTCGCCAACCTCGTGCGCCGCTGA